In the genome of Parus major isolate Abel chromosome 2, Parus_major1.1, whole genome shotgun sequence, one region contains:
- the ZHX1 gene encoding zinc fingers and homeoboxes protein 1 isoform X7, whose amino-acid sequence MRRDVQEGQARCLSRLGRHKEALDIAEKMRNSATNTDHLTTVLNLQFSIYQDLENVEKKMMCLQQLICLHPFNPWFWKLLAEAYMSLLQKLSPLVIPEANLNHSEEVCVSNGSFRTSTGREINLQPHRCDGQKEGPWFSLAAETKEENAVTCPSSQVMKEFLCTSGELEWTDKEKCADSKSWKQNMLKKVGIKACASFIRARLLLQLTQSQQLSFVLDNNRKSQKEIDDKVALLGFDENSLLLMTKAMGQDLIPEKLKEEFQGEVKCIGTSALSSLVTASVMEFEIKWFGNLQDDLCHFDRQFYSDIYLPPSVT is encoded by the exons ATGAGACGCGATGTCCAGGAGGGCCAGGCTCGGTGTTTATCTCGCCTGGGAAGGCACAAGGAGGCTCTGGATATTGCAGAAAAAATG AGAAACAGCGCTACTAACACAGATCACTTAACGACGGTTCTCAACCTGCAGTTTTCCATTTACCAGGATctggaaaatgtggaaaaaaagatgatgTGCCTGCAGCAACTGATCTGCTTACATCCTTTCAATCCCTGGTTCTGGAAATTACTTGCTGAAGCTTATATGAGCCTTTTACAGAAATTGTCTCCATTGGTCATTCCAGAAGCAAATCTAAATCACTCTGAAGAGGTTTGTGTAAGTAATGGCAGTTTCAGAACATCGACTGGCAGAGAGATTAATTTGCAGCCTCACAGATGTGATGGCCAGAAAGAAGGCCCTTGGTTCAGCCTTGCTGCAGAAACAAAGGAGGAGAATGCAGTGACTTGTCCCAGCAGCCAAGTGATGAAAGAATTCCTCTGCacttcaggagagctggagtGGACCGACAAAGAGAAATGTGCAGACTCCAAGTCCTGGAAGCAGAACATGTTAAAGAAGGTTGGGATAAAAGCATGTGCCTCATTTATTAGAGCAAG GCTTTTACTTCAGCTTACCCAGTCACAACAGTTGTCCTTTGTGCTAGACAATAACAGAAAAAGTCAAAAGGAAATTGATGACAAAGTGGCTCTACTTGGTTTCGATGAAAACTCCTTGCTGCTGATGACTAAA GCTATGGGGCAGGATCTTATACCAGAAAAACTAAAAGAGGAGTTTCAGGGTGAGGTAAAATGCATAGGCACTTCAGCGTTGTCATCACTGGTGACTGCTTCAGTCATggaatttgaaattaaatggtTTGGTAATCTCCAAGATGATTTATGCCACTTTGACAGACAATTTTATTCCGATATTTATCTCCCACCTTCAGTaacatag